In Papaver somniferum cultivar HN1 unplaced genomic scaffold, ASM357369v1 unplaced-scaffold_117, whole genome shotgun sequence, the DNA window CGTGTATTAGCTGTTGGAGACCAAGATAGTAAAGTTTTAATTACTAGCCGTGAAGACCAGAAATCAGTAAACGGAGGAACTTCTCCGTACAAACTGAAAAAATTGCGAGATGATGAATGCTGGTCAATTATCGAGACAAAAGCCTTTTCGGATGGTGGAGCACAACAGACGGATGATGACATGATTATCATAGGAAAAGAGATAGCAAAAAAGTGTATGGGTTTACCGCTTGCTGCTCAATCCCTTGGAAGTCTAATGCACTCAAATAACAACAAAAGCGATTGGGAAATGATCAGAGATGATGATATTTGGAATGACAAAGAAAAGGATGATTTCAACGTCATACCAATACTAAAACTGAGCTATGATAAATTTCCGTCTGAAATATTCAGTTCGGGTTTTGGTGAATGGAGTGTTTATGAAGTTTCATATCCTGGAGATGTTGGTTGGATGAATTTCTttcaaaaaaatgttgttatCCATAATGGTGTACTACATTGGATTGACCGAAACTCAGTTATAGCTTACAATCTAAACAATGGCGAAGCATGTGGAAATCAATGTAGATTAATCAACTTGCCTGGTGAGGAGTACCGCCTCTATGATTCTTCACAACCTTATATTGGAGTGCTGGAAGGGCTGATCTGTTATGCTTGTCTTAGGGTGGAAAGGATGCCTATGGGTGTTTTGAAGGTCTTTTTGTGTGTTTGGGTGATCGAGGAGGACTGGCATTTGTTGTATGATGATATCTTAGTTGATGATATGTTAGCAAAAATAATATCAAATTCAAACCTTATAAACCTATCCAGGTTTTAGGTTTCGATATTTCCCAAAAATTCCTACTGCTCTATATTTCCCAAAAATTCGGAGATAAGTAGGGTTACTCTGGTTCAACTGTGGATAGCAGAAGGATTTCTCCGCACTTGTAAACTGGGAAAGGGAAGATCGATTGAAGACATTGCAGATAGCTACTTCGATCGTTTAgtgtggagttcatttctggatggTGTGCGAAAGAGTTTGTTGGATGACACAGTGACGTGCAAAATGCACGATCTTGTGCACGATCTTGCAAATGCTGTTGTTGGGGATCAGGAATTGACATCTCTCAAGGTAAGTGAGTTGAATAATACTTCAAAAATACGTAGGTTACAGTTAATGTTGGATGtagatttatcatcatcatttctGAAAAGCTTAGGTAACGCAAAGAAGTTGCGGACAGTTTTTATCCCTGAAGGTTCAAAGCTGGATCCTTCCATGTTGTCAGAAAATAATCAGTATTTGCGTATCTTACATATAGAAGTGGTTCACCAAGTTACAGTGCTCGTGCAAAGTGGCGTTCTTTGAGTGTACTAAAACATTTAAGGTACCTCCGCCTTACCTCTCTTGATCTTCGTGAAGTTGTTTATGATCAGTCTATAGGTAAGCTTTATAATCTGGAGACATTGGTTTTGAGTCAAATGGGTATTAATGTTCAAATTCTTCTTACGAACATTCAATCATTAAGAAAACTCAGATACCTTGAAGTCTCACATACAGATATGGTAGAATTACCTGATTCTGTCACAAGTCTTTCTAATTTGCAGACATTGGATCTCACTAATTGCGAATTAAAAGTCATTCCTGACTCTATCTCTGGTTTGAAAAATCTAAGATTTCTAAATTTGTCAGACAACCCTTTTGAGAAATTACCTGCTTCAGTCGTCACCCTCTCCAATTTGGGAACATTAGATATCAATACCTGCAAAAATTTAGAAGCCTTACCAGATTCTGTGAGAGGTCTTTCTAGATTGAGGATATTTGATTTCAAAAACTGTCCATTACTTAAAGAACTACCTGAAGATCTTGGAACGTTAACTCAGTTAAGATACCTTAGCTTATATGATACTCAGATCAGAGTATTACCAGAGTCTTGTGCTAACCTCAGCAATCTTGAGTATGTGAATCTTTGCTATTGTGAGGTTCCGAAATATGtcaaaaattggacaaaactTAGAAAATTTGTTTCCCAGAGGGGCAATATATTGGGTGCAGGGGAACTGATTTTCCTTGAAAGGTTAAATTACTCGGTGCCGAAACAATATGCTATAAATGAAGCTGAATGCAACGTTGGGATTGAAGAGCTGAGAAACCTAAAGTTTCTTGAGGATCTATATATTTGGAATCTTCAAAATGTGGAAGACCCAGCTGATGCTGAGAGCACAAATTTGAAAGGAAAACAGAATCTTCATGAATTATGTCTACATTGGTCTTCCAAttcttctcatcatcatcttgaagtaTTTGAAGCTCTCCAACCTCCCACTGGTTTGAGGAACTTGACTATACAGAACTTCATGGGGGAGGTCTTTCCCAAGTGGATGTGTGCTGCATCTGGTCTTCCAAATTTGGTGTCGTTGGATTTTCAGAACTGCAAAGGAATAAAAAAACTTCCAGATATTGTGCAGACTCCACGTCTCGCGCGTCTTTCTCTTAGGGGAATGCATTTGGAGAGTTTAGATATTGGCGGATTTCCTTCCTTGATTATACTGGATATTGAGGATATGTTCCTTCAAGAATTGTGCTATTCATATCCTTCTCCGTTTCTTCAATTTCTGGGGATTTTTGGCTGCAAAAGGTTAACAGAAATTCCTTCGCTTCCTTGTCTGTTGCATATGGGATTAGAGAAGATCGACCCCAAGTTAGTATACTCAGTTGGGAGAAGCCAGACATCTCTCACAACCCTATTTTTGGAGAATATCGATGGGCTTGTATACTTCCCAATAAGCATACTCCAAAACAATTCTAATCTTCGAATTCTGAAAATTGAAGGGTGCAATCAGTTTCAAGGCTTTGGTATAACTGATTATGATAAGAATGAGAACCAGGTTGCCCCTGGTGTCTACAGTAGCTCTCTTcaggatttgagattttatgattGTCCAGTTCTACAGTTTCTTCCAGATTTACGAGGATGGACTTCACTTCGGAAGTTGGCCATCTTCAATTGCCCGCAAGTGAAGGAGTCTTTAACCTATGATCTCAAATCCCTCTCTTTTCTTGAAGGACTGCGGGTTGATTTTATTTAAAGAGAAGAGAAGCGAGGAGAATCAGGAGATCCATCTACTTCTAAAGACTTGATTAAATTTGATGAGTAAGTAGCATGTATTGTCCCTCTCCCATTCAATTTCTTTTTAATTTAGCTATATAATGTACTTGTATTTTGTGCTATCATTATTGAGTCATCGATGCCAGTCCATTATAGTGATATGAATTCTGTTCTGCCTGCAGGTATGTTCAATTGGAACCATATCTGAAATCCATTCATCTCCTAAAGAATTGTATGCTGATTTTATTCAAGGAGACGAGCAGCgtggagaagatgatgaagatccaTTTGTTAAAGAAAACTTGATTCATTTGGTGGAGTTGCAGGTACTCTATTaagtttacatttttttttagttCCTCAATTATGAAAATTAAACTTTATTGTTCTGTCCATCTTCAAGGTTTTAGTTCCATTGTCTGAGACGTCCGAGTTGATTTAATCTATTTTCAGTTGGATTTATTGTAGCATTGGACAGGATGTATATGGTGTGTTCTACTGTAAGTAATTTTGTTCAAGACAGGTCATATATCTACGTATGTTTCCGTGAGAATTTGGTTTGATGATTTTCCTCCTGTTTGGGTCTTAAGTGATCGAAATAGAAGATGGCATGAGATATATGAATTTCGATCTCATGCCATGCATCTTCTAAAGCAGCCTGCAATGCGACTTCTACGtattatttttggttttcttttcttttcttttcttctcaggATTAGCGTTTCTCCGCTTTGAATTATGTTTgatttggtttggtttggttggGTTGGGTTGTGCAGTTTAATGAATTGAATGGAAGCAGCAGGATGATCAATGATGATAAAGCAGAGCCCCATTAATTTGTCCGGATCGTACTTATCCCCATGAAAAAAAACAGATTGCTCTCTCCAGACACTCCTTTGAGGAACTTACTTTTCAAGACTATATTAACAGGTTGGAGAAATTTAGGGTCTGAGGTGCTGCTACAGCAATCTTCTTTAGTCTCTTGTACACACATACTCTCGTTCTATCTCACCACTCTTTTTATGTTTTCCGAACAAGTGTAGTTGCCTACAAAATCCCAACTTTAATAATGGGAATGCACAATGAAATATGAAATAGAAACCTTAGTTATTCCTCATTTGTAATGAGATTCCAAGCTTGCATTCCATTCTATTAGTACCATCTGGAGACAAGCCAGCATAACCCGATTGGGTCATCCTGCTGCAACGCCAAAAATGACATAACAAGAGTGCATCTAAGTCTTTTCCAGAACCGAAGTTAACATCTCAATCATCAACGCAAAACTAATCAAATCACTGAATTCACCTTTAAAAATCATTAGAATCACTATTAGGTGGTACCATTTCAACTCCGATTATCCCCATTTATTAGGGaattttaggttttcaattcCCTCTATTTTTTTCTACTTAGCCAATTCATCTACCTATTAATGTCTCTACTCAAACATTCAGAAACCCAGAAGTTTCTGCCAGGTATTGCTTCTATTCAGGATTATTAGTGTTGATACATGCCTTCCATTGGGATTCATAATGATTGATAGTGCCTACTGAGAATTTACTACATCTTTCCACAATTTTGATAATTGCAGTATGATTTGTTGAGTTTAATACAGTTCTAGTTCTAGCTACTATGGAAATGCCTCCTAAACCTTTTTCTCAAAAAAGAAACTGTTTTGATTTTTGGGTATGGGTCATGACTTCGGTTGTTAATTACACTCTTTGTCTTGATGTATCCTCATGTCTTGATCCAATACGTATTGGTTGAATGAGACGACTTAACTAACAATTATTCAAAACATAAACAGATTGCAGCAAAGAGGCATTAGAAATTTAAGAACTCAACATCAACCTTCCCTCTGGGTGGAAAATATAACAAAACAAGTTGGAAATTAAGAACATCTGACATTAGATTCGTTTAACGTGTTagtgtacaacttgaagaaatttcCCACCTTTGGCATTATTGATCAATTATCTGTCCTTAATGGCGAACATGTCAAGGATTCCAGTGGAGTGGGTGATAAGTCTTTGTTGATGATGGCAAAGTGTATGATCATCCATTCTGAAAGTCAACTCCAGTAGTATGGATAAAGCCAAGCATGGGGCTCTATTATTTCTTGATATTCAA includes these proteins:
- the LOC113329448 gene encoding putative disease resistance protein RGA3 isoform X2; this translates as MGINVQILLTNIQSLRKLRYLEVSHTDMVELPDSVTSLSNLQTLDLTNCELKVIPDSISGLKNLRFLNLSDNPFEKLPASVVTLSNLGTLDINTCKNLEALPDSVRGLSRLRIFDFKNCPLLKELPEDLGTLTQLRYLSLYDTQIRVLPESCANLSNLEYVNLCYCEVPKYVKNWTKLRKFVSQRGNILGAGELIFLERLNYSVPKQYAINEAECNVGIEELRNLKFLEDLYIWNLQNVEDPADAESTNLKGKQNLHELCLHWSSNSSHHHLEVFEALQPPTGLRNLTIQNFMGEVFPKWMCAASGLPNLVSLDFQNCKGIKKLPDIVQTPRLARLSLRGMHLESLDIGGFPSLIILDIEDMFLQELCYSYPSPFLQFLGIFGCKRLTEIPSLPCLLHMGLEKIDPKLVYSVGRSQTSLTTLFLENIDGLVYFPISILQNNSNLRILKIEGCNQFQGFGITDYDKNENQVAPGVYSSSLQDLRFYDCPVLQFLPDLRGWTSLRKLAIFNCPQVKESLTYDLKSLSFLEGLRVDFI